In Hahella sp. KA22, one genomic interval encodes:
- a CDS encoding TonB C-terminal domain-containing protein: MSDSEFNGVRAANAIFFSILAHAGILFLLFSIQLPQKENSTITVTLSARAPTLHKAQTQSKPTQADAVEDIADDALPWKGAQQETFSGIPRSNANRTNLNWVSNLFKGEPPTGDKNPNKPESKAYEMDASILELLKSQPSTHSTFWPYLVRHLAQNRLYNNQYEYSDLTEPRMVVLKLQFQESGMLVKAELERSSGDEKLDAAAIRSAYAANPYQRPPSTDSVFGYSYLVQILYTPAS, from the coding sequence ATGTCTGACAGTGAATTTAACGGCGTACGCGCCGCCAACGCCATTTTCTTCTCCATCCTCGCTCACGCAGGCATACTGTTTCTACTATTCTCCATCCAACTTCCACAAAAAGAAAACTCAACAATTACAGTCACCCTTAGCGCAAGGGCGCCCACTCTCCATAAAGCCCAAACTCAAAGCAAGCCCACACAAGCCGATGCGGTAGAGGACATAGCCGACGACGCACTTCCATGGAAAGGCGCGCAACAAGAAACCTTCTCAGGAATACCTCGCAGCAACGCAAATCGCACTAACTTGAACTGGGTGAGCAACCTGTTTAAAGGCGAGCCTCCCACCGGCGACAAGAACCCCAATAAACCAGAAAGCAAAGCATATGAGATGGACGCATCCATCCTGGAGCTATTGAAAAGCCAGCCATCAACACACTCGACATTCTGGCCATACCTCGTGCGCCATTTAGCGCAAAATCGCCTCTACAACAATCAATATGAATATAGCGACCTCACAGAGCCCCGTATGGTCGTACTCAAGCTGCAATTTCAAGAATCGGGAATGCTAGTGAAAGCGGAACTTGAGAGAAGTAGCGGGGACGAGAAGCTGGACGCAGCGGCGATTCGCAGCGCATACGCCGCCAACCCCTACCAACGCCCACCTTCTACAGACAGCGTATTTGGCTACAGTTATCTAGTGCAGATCCTGTACACCCCTGCCAGCTAA
- the grxD gene encoding Grx4 family monothiol glutaredoxin — protein MDVIEVIKEQLTSNPVILFMKGSPNAPQCGFSARTVQALMACGEKFAYVNILEHPEIREALKTYSNWPTYPQLYIKGELVGGCDIVTELYESGELQGMVKGAAVAE, from the coding sequence ATGGATGTCATCGAAGTTATCAAAGAGCAATTGACCAGCAACCCTGTCATTCTGTTTATGAAAGGGTCGCCCAATGCGCCTCAGTGTGGATTCTCCGCTCGTACTGTCCAGGCGTTGATGGCCTGCGGTGAGAAATTTGCTTATGTGAATATTCTGGAGCATCCAGAAATTCGCGAAGCGTTGAAAACCTACTCTAACTGGCCGACCTATCCCCAGCTTTATATTAAAGGCGAGTTGGTTGGCGGGTGCGATATCGTCACTGAGCTATATGAATCTGGCGAATTGCAGGGAATGGTGAAAGGCGCTGCAGTCGCAGAATAA
- a CDS encoding aspartate aminotransferase family protein, whose product MAGPTLMNTYGRLPIAFTHGEGCWLYDTQGNRYFDSVTGIAVCGLGHAHPAVSEAVCNQSKKLLHCSNLYQVPLQQQLGDLLCQVAGMDSVFFCNSGAEANEAAIKLARLYGKKKGIESPSIIVMDHSFHGRTLATLSATGNRKVQAGFEPLVSGFVRAPYNDMKTLENIARANNNIVAVMMEPIQGEGGVNIAPVEYLHAVRKLCDSKGWLLMLDEVQTGNGRTGTYFAYQDYGIAPDVVTTAKGLGNGVPIGACLAKGVASEVFHPGSHGSTFGGNPLACAAAMAVIKTIQSNNLTERARTLGEQILSKLKQEFGGAEYIKDIRGKGLMIGIEMTEPCPELVPLAQTVGLLINVTSDRVIRLLPALTMTDVEAEHLVTTLVRLIKLYAADDRKKPR is encoded by the coding sequence ATGGCCGGTCCAACCCTGATGAATACTTATGGCAGACTGCCCATCGCCTTTACGCATGGAGAAGGTTGCTGGTTATACGATACTCAAGGCAACCGCTATTTTGACTCAGTAACCGGAATCGCCGTATGCGGGCTGGGTCATGCGCATCCCGCCGTTTCTGAAGCGGTTTGCAACCAATCCAAGAAGCTTTTGCACTGCTCCAATCTTTATCAGGTTCCTCTACAGCAACAACTGGGCGATCTATTGTGCCAAGTCGCAGGTATGGACAGTGTCTTCTTTTGCAACTCCGGCGCCGAAGCCAACGAAGCCGCCATCAAACTTGCCCGCCTATATGGCAAAAAGAAAGGTATTGAATCCCCCTCGATTATCGTCATGGATCACTCTTTCCACGGCCGCACTCTCGCAACATTGAGCGCAACCGGCAATCGCAAAGTGCAGGCCGGATTTGAACCATTGGTGTCAGGCTTCGTTAGAGCGCCATACAACGATATGAAAACCCTGGAGAATATCGCCCGCGCGAACAACAATATCGTTGCGGTAATGATGGAGCCAATTCAGGGTGAAGGCGGCGTAAACATCGCCCCGGTAGAATATCTCCATGCAGTAAGAAAACTGTGTGACTCCAAAGGTTGGCTGCTGATGCTGGATGAAGTGCAAACCGGCAATGGCCGCACCGGTACTTACTTCGCCTACCAGGACTATGGTATCGCTCCCGACGTCGTGACAACCGCCAAAGGCCTGGGTAATGGCGTACCTATTGGCGCCTGCCTGGCCAAAGGCGTCGCCTCCGAGGTCTTCCACCCAGGCTCTCATGGCTCGACATTTGGCGGCAACCCACTCGCTTGCGCAGCGGCGATGGCGGTCATCAAGACGATTCAAAGCAACAATTTGACCGAAAGAGCCCGCACTCTTGGCGAGCAAATCCTCAGCAAACTGAAGCAGGAGTTCGGTGGCGCCGAATACATCAAGGACATTCGCGGCAAGGGTCTGATGATCGGTATAGAAATGACCGAGCCTTGCCCCGAATTAGTTCCCTTGGCGCAAACCGTGGGACTACTGATCAATGTTACGTCTGATCGCGTTATCCGGTTGCTGCCGGCTCTGACCATGACGGACGTTGAAGCCGAACACCTAGTAACGACACTGGTGCGACTGATCAAGCTCTACGCTGCGGACGATCGAAAAAAACCAAGGTAG
- the argF gene encoding ornithine carbamoyltransferase — MSIRHFLTLCDFSPAELEYLIERAIQLKAKHKSKLAYTPMQGQVLGMIFEKSSTRTRVSFEAGAAQLGGSAIFLSPRDTQLGRGEPIEDSARVLSRMVDIIMIRTFEHSKLELFAKYSSAPVINALTDDYHPCQLLADIQTYVEHRGSIRGKKVAWIGDGNNMCNSYINAARQFGFELAAACPEGYEPMQSLVEQNVDRVKIFRNPSDAVAGAHLVVTDVWASMGQEQEQAEREKAFAKFQVSPELMNKAAPDALFMHCLPAHRGEEISTDMLDDQRSVVWDEAENRLHAQKALMEFLLYGKQV; from the coding sequence ATGAGCATCAGACATTTTCTGACATTGTGTGACTTTTCCCCGGCTGAACTGGAATATCTGATTGAGCGGGCCATCCAGCTAAAAGCCAAGCACAAAAGCAAACTGGCCTATACGCCGATGCAAGGCCAGGTTCTAGGTATGATTTTTGAGAAGTCCTCCACTCGTACTCGAGTCTCTTTTGAGGCAGGAGCTGCGCAGCTGGGCGGCTCAGCCATATTTCTTTCGCCCCGCGATACGCAGCTGGGCCGCGGAGAACCGATTGAGGATAGCGCTCGTGTTCTGTCGCGCATGGTCGACATCATCATGATCCGCACCTTTGAACACAGCAAACTTGAACTCTTCGCCAAGTATTCCTCTGCGCCAGTCATAAATGCGCTGACCGATGACTACCACCCCTGCCAACTTCTCGCAGACATACAAACCTATGTCGAGCACAGAGGCTCTATCCGAGGCAAAAAAGTCGCCTGGATTGGCGACGGCAACAATATGTGTAACTCATACATCAATGCAGCGCGCCAATTCGGGTTTGAACTGGCGGCCGCCTGCCCTGAAGGATATGAGCCCATGCAGTCGCTAGTAGAGCAGAACGTGGACCGCGTAAAAATATTCCGTAACCCGTCCGACGCTGTCGCAGGCGCTCACTTGGTCGTTACCGACGTATGGGCTTCCATGGGACAAGAGCAAGAACAGGCTGAGCGGGAAAAGGCCTTCGCCAAATTCCAGGTTTCCCCTGAACTAATGAACAAAGCCGCACCCGATGCGCTGTTCATGCATTGCCTGCCCGCACACCGAGGCGAGGAAATCAGCACAGACATGCTGGACGATCAGCGCTCCGTCGTCTGGGATGAAGCAGAGAACCGCCTGCATGCACAAAAGGCCCTCATGGAATTCCTGCTCTACGGAAAGCAGGTTTAA